From one Misgurnus anguillicaudatus chromosome 2, ASM2758022v2, whole genome shotgun sequence genomic stretch:
- the LOC129442653 gene encoding vascular cell adhesion protein 1-like, translated as MYGNNGIILTMCIQILNVISAKNFFRVELFPLKSVAPVGSALELNCRVNDCPGKASFFWSALGDNSHGGVIEDNHTVSVSRLIFNYILPEHSKKILCKAQCSGQPGGKTAVVQVYSFPTDPVVTRIKHFKANQVQRLNCTIHNIYPAEKFKIEWIRGNETLHEVPGDSVLGDYNDVQNFSSTFNYTPSVTDLGKNISCRVTLDLPDVPFESYRSSRTTTLEYGPGTINVSSNNATVQLGEHLEISCHADGNPQPKILWRKFGESNPIAVGQNEKLVINNASSSQEGLYECEARNDVGSLQMNVTVNGR; from the exons ATGTACGGAAATAACGGCATTATTTTAACAATGTGCATTCAAATCCTGAATGTCATATCAG caaaaaatttttttagagTGGAGTTGTTTCCATTAAAGTCCGTGGCTCCTGTTGGCAGTGCTCTGGAGTTAAACTGTCGCGTGAATGATTGTCCGGGTAAGGCGAGCTTCTTCTGGAGTGCTCTTGGAGACAATTCTCACGGTGGAGTTATTGAGGACAACCACACTGTTTCCGTTTCCCGACTCATCTTCAACTACATCTTACCTGaacacagtaaaaaaattttGTGCAAAGCTCAATGCTCGGGACAACCGGGAGGGAAAACCGCTGTCGTACAAGTGTATT CATTTCCTACAGATCCTGTGGTAAccagaataaaacatttcaaagcaAACCAAGTACAAAGGCTCAACTGCACCATCCACAACATTTACCCTGCAGAAAAGTTTAAAATTGAGTGGATTCGTGGAAATGAGACCCTTCATGAAGTACCTGGCGATTCTGTGTTAGGGGACTATAACGATGTTCAGAATTTCTCCTCTACGTTCAACTACACTCCTTCTGTCACTGATCTGGGCAAGAATATCAGCTGCAGGGTAACACTCGATCTCCCTGATGTCCCTTTTGAGTCGTACAGATCAAGTCGTACAACAACTCTTGAAT atgGACCTGGAACAATTAACGTTTCCAGTAATAACGCAACAGTTCAGCTTGGGGAACATTTGGAGATATCATGTCATGCCGATGGAAATCCTCAACCAAAAATCCTGTGGAGGAAATTTGGGGAGAGCAATCCCATAGCTGTGGGTCAGAATGAGAAGCTGGTAATAAACAATGCTTCCTCATCTCAGGAAGGTTTGTACGAGTGTGAAGCAAGAAATGACGTGGGGAGCCTACAAATGAACGTCACAGTTAATGGTAGGTAA
- the LOC129442654 gene encoding uncharacterized protein yields the protein MNISITNYTVKVPLKSPKNQLENGVDPSEAKYDGMNISMINNTVKVPTKIPKSQLENGVYPSEANNDFGMNISMINVTVKELQDISMTPDLPTVIVPAVGSVSFLTAIAVLIRYLRKIKRNSFNIPMN from the exons ATGAATATAAGCATAACCAACTATACAGTTAAAG ttcCTCTAAAGAGCCCCAAAAACCAGCTGGAGAATGGTGTAGACCCAAGTGAAGCTAAATATGACGGGATGAATATAAGCATGATTAACAATACAGTTAAAG TTCCTACAAAGATCCCCAAAAGCCAGCTGGAGAATGGTGTTTATCCAAGTGAAGCTAATAATGACTTTGGGATGAATATAAGCATGATTAACGTTACAGTTAAAG AACTACAGGATATTTCCATGACACCAGACCTACCAACAGTCATAGTGCCAGCTGTAGGGTCAGTGTCATTTCTGACTGCAATAGCTGTGCTGATCCGATACCTTAGGAAAATCAAGAGAAACTCTTTCAACATACCAATGAACTAA